A portion of the Emcibacter nanhaiensis genome contains these proteins:
- a CDS encoding DUF1302 family protein, with product MNKLQKSLLGLAAGVFSASPVMALEGDDWWIGGRVKQGFSAAYDLEHQGLASGPSNFLVEMNGNWEPTSNITMKASLWLRGDWYPDIGSDIRQGGIQDFTSPGFTDQFGFNINGAGSGFPEEPFGASAGEIRVLGNFNEDILREFSLKYRDPEGRFSMKIGKFQRGWGQSDGLRLLDVLHAQDLRERFVLRDAVDTRLPSWMMTLDLDFRRMGIAKPFEAIGMKRAALELIFMPEVRHSSFIVNNPTSSSLASGGIFGFPFPNLIDSKSGLGLGFIGVNLADREADKFSFEHPNMGARLKFEALDADWTLNWFYGHQELPVVALQGSDLVIGSALNDVNTSAAVVPLDLATTLGAAHGPGGYLDFLRSLATAPGSVPFPLAPFGCTDPLVGAPDCSLNLNFNLDYTFRKKIVGGSMTKELSWLKLGPKDVSPVMRAEFSYEFDKPFNIARVVTPFGEEETGTTALVIDPSQSIVKRDQWSVMVGFDYFLWLPFWKDQRSSIFTSFQFFNIHTNQPDDLLYQAPYSASGARVHKNHNYMTFLWSVGLMQEKLTLEGLSIWDMDFKGFIHRQRVDFNFFGDKIRPRLEWISFSGNREQGVVGLFRNSDLIEASVTVQF from the coding sequence GATTGGTGGACGTGTTAAACAGGGCTTTTCCGCAGCCTATGATCTTGAACATCAGGGGCTTGCCTCTGGACCGTCAAATTTTCTTGTTGAAATGAACGGCAACTGGGAGCCGACAAGCAATATAACCATGAAGGCAAGTTTATGGTTGCGGGGCGACTGGTACCCCGATATCGGCAGTGACATCAGACAGGGAGGTATACAGGATTTCACGTCGCCGGGTTTCACTGACCAGTTCGGCTTTAACATCAACGGCGCCGGTTCTGGCTTCCCCGAGGAACCATTTGGCGCCAGTGCCGGCGAAATCCGGGTTCTGGGGAATTTCAACGAGGATATCCTAAGGGAGTTTTCTCTCAAATACCGTGACCCCGAGGGCCGTTTTTCCATGAAAATCGGAAAATTCCAGAGGGGCTGGGGACAGTCCGACGGACTGCGTCTTCTCGATGTTCTGCATGCCCAGGATCTCAGGGAGAGGTTTGTGTTAAGGGATGCCGTGGATACGCGCCTGCCGTCCTGGATGATGACCCTTGATCTGGATTTCCGGCGCATGGGCATCGCCAAACCCTTTGAGGCCATTGGCATGAAGAGGGCCGCCCTGGAACTGATATTCATGCCGGAAGTGCGTCACAGCAGCTTTATCGTCAACAACCCCACATCGTCAAGTTTGGCGTCGGGCGGGATTTTCGGGTTCCCATTCCCGAACCTGATTGACAGCAAATCCGGACTCGGTCTGGGATTCATCGGGGTTAATCTTGCTGACAGGGAAGCGGATAAATTCAGCTTTGAGCATCCCAATATGGGCGCGCGGCTGAAGTTCGAGGCGCTCGATGCCGACTGGACCCTGAACTGGTTTTATGGTCATCAGGAACTGCCCGTCGTGGCCCTGCAGGGTTCGGATTTGGTGATCGGCTCGGCTCTGAATGATGTAAACACCTCAGCCGCTGTCGTTCCGCTGGATCTGGCGACAACCTTGGGCGCGGCGCACGGGCCCGGCGGTTATCTGGATTTCCTGCGCAGTCTGGCGACCGCACCCGGCAGCGTGCCGTTTCCGCTGGCGCCTTTCGGATGCACGGATCCCCTTGTCGGGGCACCGGACTGTTCTTTAAACTTGAATTTCAATCTCGATTACACTTTCCGCAAGAAAATTGTCGGCGGAAGTATGACAAAGGAACTGAGCTGGCTGAAGCTTGGACCCAAGGATGTCTCCCCTGTCATGAGGGCGGAATTTTCCTATGAATTTGACAAGCCTTTCAATATCGCGCGGGTGGTCACCCCCTTTGGCGAGGAGGAAACCGGAACGACGGCGCTGGTGATCGATCCTTCCCAGTCCATTGTGAAGCGGGACCAGTGGTCCGTGATGGTCGGGTTTGACTATTTCCTCTGGCTGCCGTTCTGGAAGGACCAGCGCAGTTCGATTTTCACCAGCTTCCAGTTCTTCAATATCCATACCAACCAGCCGGATGACCTGTTGTACCAGGCTCCTTACTCCGCTTCTGGTGCGCGGGTCCATAAGAACCACAATTACATGACGTTCCTGTGGAGTGTCGGCCTGATGCAGGAAAAGCTGACTCTGGAAGGCCTGAGCATCTGGGATATGGACTTTAAAGGGTTCATCCATCGCCAGAGAGTGGATTTCAACTTCTTCGGGGACAAGATACGGCCGCGTCTGGAATGGATATCCTTTTCCGGAAACCGGGAGCAGGGCGTTGTCGGGCTGTTCAGGAACAGCGATCTGATCGAAGCGTCCGTTACCGTACAATTTTAG
- a CDS encoding outer membrane lipoprotein-sorting protein produces the protein MKQTTFRMAAMGALVSALSLTMANAEEKWVEDWKAYAAQTGEQKHAEWVKLISDPEAVKLAKEWAELRGYTASSLVAKADLPADLKPGLVINKDNISQYPWLKDYMPKAIMDRLQSGDWFQWKEIVIVPTNSYYMQRGVMEETREAVKEGRTFTATPEGNLLTGEGKHALATQGALPFIHPKNGLELNWQFVAHGVSIDNLAFKPVKFDVCDSSNNLEREYEGALWWQKFHGRKDYPPYGSVPNTENIVEGGGMYFLKPFDVRGLAAVRLRYAEADRDDDFRVFIPGLRRTRVLAGSDGQDPMAAGLEITWDEWRGYWLKTDPKSFEYNLVGEGFILAQPETGHVYDPATRSENGCQMDRVELELRPVWILEIDDKEGNYQYSKRRIYIDKENYYLQHEEMYDRRGNLWRVWDDVRDFDPKTGQAMWKTVVEWNPISNRLTHLDMTSSWGTVDEEPSSAIFDIDHLRDYR, from the coding sequence ATGAAACAAACTACCTTCAGGATGGCGGCAATGGGCGCCCTGGTTTCGGCGCTGAGCCTGACAATGGCGAATGCAGAGGAAAAATGGGTTGAAGACTGGAAAGCCTATGCTGCGCAAACAGGCGAACAGAAACATGCAGAGTGGGTCAAGCTGATTTCCGATCCCGAAGCAGTGAAGCTCGCAAAGGAATGGGCAGAACTCAGAGGGTATACCGCCTCGAGCCTTGTTGCCAAGGCGGATCTTCCGGCGGATCTTAAACCCGGCCTGGTCATCAACAAGGATAATATTTCCCAATACCCGTGGCTCAAGGACTATATGCCCAAGGCCATCATGGACCGCCTGCAGTCAGGCGACTGGTTTCAGTGGAAGGAAATTGTCATTGTCCCCACCAACAGCTACTATATGCAACGGGGCGTGATGGAGGAAACCCGTGAAGCCGTAAAGGAAGGGCGGACGTTCACGGCCACGCCTGAGGGTAATCTTCTGACCGGGGAAGGGAAGCATGCCCTGGCAACCCAAGGCGCCCTGCCATTCATTCACCCAAAAAACGGGCTGGAGCTGAACTGGCAGTTTGTGGCTCATGGCGTGAGCATCGACAATCTGGCATTCAAGCCTGTGAAGTTTGATGTTTGTGACAGTTCGAACAATCTGGAACGTGAATACGAGGGCGCTCTGTGGTGGCAGAAATTCCATGGCCGCAAGGATTATCCTCCGTATGGCTCCGTGCCGAACACCGAAAATATTGTTGAAGGCGGTGGAATGTATTTTCTGAAGCCGTTTGACGTACGCGGCCTGGCGGCAGTGCGCCTGCGGTATGCGGAGGCGGACCGGGACGATGATTTCCGGGTCTTCATTCCCGGACTTCGCCGGACCAGGGTGCTTGCCGGCTCGGATGGTCAGGATCCGATGGCGGCAGGTCTCGAGATTACCTGGGACGAATGGCGCGGATACTGGCTCAAGACGGATCCGAAGTCGTTTGAGTATAATCTTGTGGGGGAGGGCTTTATCCTGGCCCAGCCTGAAACCGGACATGTGTATGACCCGGCAACCCGTTCCGAGAACGGATGCCAGATGGACCGGGTCGAGCTGGAACTGCGGCCGGTCTGGATCCTGGAGATTGATGACAAGGAAGGCAACTATCAGTATTCCAAGCGCCGCATCTATATCGACAAGGAAAACTATTATCTGCAGCATGAGGAGATGTATGACCGTCGCGGCAACTTGTGGCGCGTCTGGGATGATGTCCGCGACTTTGATCCGAAAACGGGACAGGCCATGTGGAAAACTGTTGTGGAATGGAATCCGATCAGCAATCGCCTGACGCATCTGGACATGACATCTTCATGGGGCACGGTGGACGAAGAACCTTCGTCAGCAATATTCGATATTGATCATTTGCGCGATTATCGCTGA
- a CDS encoding aromatic/alkene/methane monooxygenase hydroxylase/oxygenase subunit alpha codes for MALLNRSDWYDLARDTNWTPKYVTEEELFPKEMSDCFDIPRDKWSTYDEPYKTTYREYVKVQREKDSGAYSVKAALGRMKFYEGADPGWLSTLKSHYGAIAVQEYAAGMAEARMARFGKAPGMRNMATFGLMDETRHGQIQLYFPHEYVNKDRQFDWAHKAMHTNEWGAIAARHMFADMMNTRDAVSVAIMLTFAFETGFTNMQFLGLAADAAEAGDVTFSNLISSIQTDEARHAQIGAPALKILIENGYKEQAQKKVDIAFWRSWRLFTVLTGPMMDYYTPLDKREKSFKEFMEEWIIGQFERNMLDLGLDTPWYWDIFLEELSDTHHGMHMGVWYWRPTVWWNPAAGVSPDERDWLEEKYPGWNDSWGQCWDVITENIKHGREDLTLPETLPVICNMTNLPIVGAPGKRWGFKDYHHTYKGRRYHFGSLVDRWIFEQDPERYAGHQSLIDRFLSGAIQPPTIEGALKYMGLGPEESGRDAHDYAWAWNYNVTSKEAV; via the coding sequence ATGGCATTACTTAACAGATCGGACTGGTATGACCTTGCCCGGGATACCAACTGGACTCCCAAATATGTGACCGAGGAGGAGCTGTTTCCAAAGGAGATGAGTGACTGTTTCGACATTCCGAGGGATAAATGGTCCACTTATGACGAACCGTATAAAACAACCTACCGGGAATATGTAAAGGTTCAGCGGGAAAAAGATTCAGGGGCCTATTCCGTGAAGGCGGCTCTGGGGCGCATGAAATTCTATGAAGGGGCGGATCCGGGGTGGCTTTCAACCCTTAAGTCGCACTATGGCGCCATTGCCGTCCAGGAATATGCGGCGGGAATGGCCGAAGCAAGAATGGCCCGTTTCGGCAAGGCGCCAGGCATGAGGAACATGGCGACATTCGGCTTGATGGACGAAACCCGCCATGGCCAGATCCAGCTCTATTTTCCCCATGAATATGTCAACAAGGACCGACAATTCGATTGGGCTCACAAGGCCATGCATACAAATGAGTGGGGGGCCATTGCTGCCCGTCACATGTTTGCCGACATGATGAATACCAGGGATGCCGTTTCCGTTGCAATCATGCTGACATTTGCCTTTGAAACGGGCTTCACCAACATGCAGTTCCTGGGGCTGGCAGCGGATGCCGCAGAAGCGGGGGATGTGACCTTTTCCAACCTGATTTCCAGTATCCAGACCGATGAGGCGCGGCATGCTCAGATCGGCGCGCCGGCTCTGAAAATTCTCATCGAGAACGGGTACAAGGAGCAGGCCCAGAAAAAGGTGGATATCGCTTTCTGGCGGTCCTGGCGCCTGTTCACGGTGCTGACCGGTCCGATGATGGACTATTACACGCCGCTGGACAAACGGGAGAAATCCTTCAAGGAGTTCATGGAGGAATGGATCATCGGGCAGTTCGAACGGAACATGCTGGATCTCGGTCTTGATACGCCCTGGTACTGGGATATTTTCCTGGAGGAGCTGAGCGACACCCATCATGGCATGCACATGGGGGTCTGGTACTGGCGTCCGACGGTCTGGTGGAACCCGGCCGCTGGCGTCTCTCCGGATGAGAGGGACTGGCTTGAAGAGAAATACCCGGGCTGGAACGACAGCTGGGGGCAGTGCTGGGACGTGATTACGGAAAACATCAAGCATGGCCGGGAAGATCTCACTTTACCTGAAACCCTGCCGGTTATCTGCAACATGACCAATCTTCCCATTGTCGGCGCGCCCGGCAAACGATGGGGATTCAAGGATTACCACCATACCTATAAGGGCCGCCGGTATCATTTCGGCTCTCTCGTGGATCGCTGGATTTTCGAGCAGGACCCCGAAAGATACGCCGGACACCAGTCCCTGATCGACAGGTTCCTGTCAGGCGCCATTCAGCCCCCCACCATTGAAGGGGCGTTGAAATACATGGGGCTGGGGCCGGAAGAAAGCGGCCGGGATGCCCATGATTATGCCTGGGCCTGGAATTACAACGTAACCAGCAAAGAAGCGGTCTAG
- a CDS encoding toluene-4-monooxygenase system B family protein, translated as MTMVPLVVNFEGDFVLQLVPVESSFTMDQVAEAAAHHSLNRRVKPREGGVLRVRIQDAEEPVDRSDTVEQAGFENMETIEVYYE; from the coding sequence ATGACGATGGTACCTTTGGTTGTAAATTTTGAAGGTGATTTTGTGCTGCAGCTGGTCCCGGTCGAAAGCAGTTTTACCATGGACCAGGTTGCCGAAGCAGCGGCGCACCATTCCCTGAACCGGCGGGTCAAACCCCGGGAAGGGGGCGTCCTGCGGGTGCGTATCCAGGACGCAGAAGAGCCGGTGGACCGGAGTGATACGGTGGAACAGGCGGGTTTCGAGAATATGGAAACCATCGAAGTTTATTACGAGTGA
- a CDS encoding Rieske 2Fe-2S domain-containing protein, with protein sequence MPFTKVCSLDDLWEGEMEMFEVDGHEVLIIHGDGGYVSAVQGICPHQEIPLEEGTLQGKTLTCRAHLWQFDVEAGEGINPTGCKLAIYPTEVRDDHIYVNVDGVTPYFTAA encoded by the coding sequence ATGCCTTTTACAAAAGTATGTTCCCTCGATGACCTGTGGGAAGGTGAAATGGAAATGTTTGAGGTTGACGGTCACGAAGTCCTCATAATTCATGGGGATGGAGGGTATGTCAGTGCCGTACAGGGCATATGCCCGCATCAGGAAATTCCTCTCGAGGAAGGCACGCTGCAGGGGAAGACTCTGACTTGCCGCGCGCATCTGTGGCAATTTGATGTGGAAGCCGGAGAGGGCATTAACCCGACCGGTTGCAAGCTCGCCATTTACCCGACAGAGGTTCGGGACGACCATATTTATGTGAATGTCGACGGCGTCACGCCATATTTCACTGCGGCATGA
- a CDS encoding MmoB/DmpM family protein, translating to MSSNIKDAHKHNRVGPIFRAGELASAAVDALEEDNPDKKFNVEDRSAYVRVETDHECVIRRKTMEEILGRPFDMQELEVVLASFSGQIEAEQEYIRFYFATKM from the coding sequence ATGAGCAGCAATATTAAAGATGCGCATAAACATAATCGGGTCGGACCGATCTTCCGGGCGGGAGAACTGGCCAGTGCGGCCGTCGACGCCTTGGAAGAGGACAATCCTGACAAGAAATTCAATGTCGAAGACCGGTCAGCCTATGTCCGTGTCGAGACCGACCATGAATGTGTCATACGTCGAAAAACGATGGAGGAAATCCTCGGAAGGCCGTTTGACATGCAGGAACTTGAAGTGGTTCTGGCATCCTTCTCGGGCCAGATTGAAGCGGAACAGGAATATATCCGTTTTTATTTTGCGACAAAAATGTAA
- a CDS encoding FAD-binding oxidoreductase → MVENSGTSFECGEEDTLLRAALRAGIAFPYECNVGQCGSCRFEVLEGEVRSLWAEAPALTPRDHRKGLKLGCQSRPVSDCRIKVRLDQSCLPLFQPLARDAELVSIRDVTHDMREFSFKTAEQARFAPGQYMLLHLPGVPGPRAYSMCSQPNEEGEWRFLIKRVPEGKGSEYLFDHIRPGQKITLDGPYGLAYFREDIDREIVCVAGGSGLAPLISIATAAAYHPAFKERRIRFFFGGRGPADICGDDYLRLLPGFGDRITFHSSISVPEMDPNNMWVGPVGFIHESVEGLLGDKLQDYEYYIAGPPPMLQATLQMLAIKHKVNVEHIHFDRFF, encoded by the coding sequence GTGGTTGAAAATTCCGGTACCTCTTTTGAGTGCGGAGAGGAAGATACTTTGCTTAGGGCAGCCCTGAGGGCAGGGATCGCCTTTCCTTACGAATGCAATGTCGGCCAGTGCGGTAGTTGCCGGTTCGAGGTGTTGGAGGGCGAAGTCCGCTCATTGTGGGCCGAGGCGCCCGCCCTGACACCGCGCGATCATCGGAAGGGCTTAAAGCTCGGCTGTCAGTCCCGGCCCGTATCGGATTGCAGGATTAAGGTTCGTCTTGACCAGAGCTGTCTGCCATTGTTTCAACCACTGGCTCGGGATGCCGAACTCGTGTCAATACGGGATGTCACCCATGATATGCGTGAATTCAGTTTTAAAACAGCAGAGCAGGCAAGATTCGCGCCTGGGCAATATATGCTTTTGCATCTGCCTGGCGTACCCGGACCTCGGGCCTATTCCATGTGTAGCCAGCCAAATGAAGAGGGTGAATGGCGCTTTCTCATAAAAAGAGTGCCGGAAGGAAAGGGCAGCGAATATTTGTTTGATCATATAAGGCCCGGGCAGAAAATTACCCTGGACGGGCCCTATGGACTGGCTTATTTCAGAGAGGATATCGACCGGGAAATTGTTTGCGTTGCCGGCGGGTCGGGCCTTGCTCCTCTTATCTCCATTGCCACAGCGGCAGCCTATCACCCAGCCTTCAAGGAGCGGCGTATAAGGTTCTTTTTTGGAGGGCGGGGGCCTGCGGATATATGCGGTGATGACTATCTGCGCTTGCTGCCGGGTTTCGGGGATCGCATAACTTTTCATTCCTCCATCTCTGTGCCTGAAATGGACCCCAACAATATGTGGGTGGGGCCGGTAGGCTTTATCCATGAATCGGTAGAAGGGTTGCTTGGCGATAAATTACAGGATTATGAGTATTACATCGCCGGACCTCCGCCAATGCTTCAGGCAACCCTGCAGATGCTGGCCATAAAACATAAAGTAAATGTGGAGCACATTCATTTTGATCGGTTTTTTTAA